The stretch of DNA TATAATATATTGTATATCAAGCACAAAGTATAGTTCAATCTTACTTCATTATCATTAGGAGCATCAGTTATAGGAGCTGATATCAAAGCTTGCAGAGCCTCCACATCCAAGTTTGCGGTGTTTTGGTTCACAATGGCTTTAAGAAGAATCTGAAGTTTTCTTTCCGTTGCTTCCTTTTCGTGTTGAATTTTTGTTTCCATTGCTTCTTTATCCTGACGACGTTTCTCCTCCATCTCTTGTTTTAACTGTTCAACCTCATCAGCATGCTCTCTTTTAAgtttttcaatttcttcatttcttttcaAGAGCGTGAGGGTTGTGGTTCTTCCGTGGCAACGCATTCTCCCAGGTTTTTCTTTGCCAACTATACTTTGAAAGGCTTCTGAAGAAGGCTGCCCATTGTTTTCAATCATGTCTTGAAGCTTTATCTAGCATACATAATATGGTAGTAGTTAGGACTGTTTATGGTTCAAAATGCAATCATAAAAGGCTAAGCAATTATAGCAAAATGAACATCATCACTTCAAGCTAAGGAATTCTGctaatatttataactaaaagcATTGTACTCGATCACATGTGTGTGTGTAAAGTTAAGTCAACTTTTTCTTCTTACTAAACTAGGTAATATGATCTGTTAAgtattgtttatatataattaCTTAGTTGCATCCTAGCTATAATTATGTAGTGTAACTTAAGTACTTGCACAATAACTTAAGTTCATTTAATTAGCTTTTTTAGGAATTTTTAATAGATGATAAATAATTTATCATTAGCTTGGGTTTTGGGTGTGGCTTCATAATTAATTATCAAGTTTTCATAAATATACTATATGATCATTACCCTTCGATTTGTTTCGAAAGTTCAAAACATTAActtggtttttctttcttttcacaATCAGTGTCATGTTTGAACTACTTGGAAAGAATGGAAGGGAATTTAAAGAGCAGACTAAGTACCACATTAATGAATACGCTGATTCTGGTTTGAGGAGTACATCTAGTTTAATAGAGAGTTGACAGAGGCTAAAAACTTAGTGAGTGTCGATCAGGAGCAGATTGTAGAAGACATATTGCAAAAGATTGAGAAGGATTTGATTCTTCTTAGCGCTACCGCAGTTGAAGTTAAACTACAAGACGAGGTATGTTATAAATACCGGTTTTTACCTTTTCACGcaattatttatgtattttgatATTAGTATTGTGATCTTATATAGTAAGAATTTGTGCTAATAGTTCTATGTGTTGTATAGGTTCCTGAATTAAACTTGGATCATGAATAGTTTTTGTTGGCATGAAAGAGAATGGTTTTCAAAGACCGAACCTTCCTCTTATGTCAACAGAAACTGAAGAAAAGGATTCATCTGCCCTCACTTTCACTATCACGGTGGTAAGTACTAAACTATCATATAATGTCGAGGCCTAATTTTGGATTGATGTATACATTTTGAAGCTCATATAAGCTGAAATCTCTTAAGTTACTAAAACAA from Trifolium pratense cultivar HEN17-A07 linkage group LG5, ARS_RC_1.1, whole genome shotgun sequence encodes:
- the LOC123887524 gene encoding uncharacterized protein LOC123887524; its protein translation is MIENNGQPSSEAFQSIVGKEKPGRMRCHGRTTTLTLLKRNEEIEKLKREHADEVEQLKQEMEEKRRQDKEAMETKIQHEKEATERKLQILLKAIVNQNTANLDVEALQALISAPITDAPNDNEKINNDDIEEEMKDHEEEEEEES